The following nucleotide sequence is from Mytilus trossulus isolate FHL-02 chromosome 9, PNRI_Mtr1.1.1.hap1, whole genome shotgun sequence.
CGGAAACGGTAAAAGCTATGTTAAATCCGTTGACATACTTTCGGTGCGGAAGTTCATAAGgaacataatgaaaaaaacaaaaccaaaataagatgaaaaataaaaatttgacaaacaaaaaagagaaGTTCGTTTTAGCCCTTTTAGCCCCTTGTagctcagaaaccgtaagtcctAGCTCAAATCGGTAAAAATTTTCTGAGTTGGAAATTTCATAAGgaatgcaaagaaaaaaaaacccgttGAAATCGGAcgagaaataaaaaagtttttttttttttatttagcacCACTTTGGTCCCTAATAGCTCGGAAACGGTAAAAGCTACCATAAGTCCGTTGACATACTATCGGTGCGGAATTTCATAAGgaacataatgaaaaaaacaaaatgaaaataagatgaaaaataaaaatttgacgAACAAAAAAGAGAAGGCAGTTTTAGCCCCTTTTGGCCCCTTGTAGCTCCGAAACCGTAGGTCCTAGCTCAAATCGCTTAAAATTTCATGAggaatcaaaaaaaaaaaaaccattgaaatcggacaagaaataaaaaagttcGTTTTTTGGGATTTAGCACCACTTTGGCCGCTTATAGCTCGGAAACGGTAAAGGCTATGTTAAATCCGTTGCAATATTACAGTTGCGGGATTTCATAAGgaacattatgaaaaaaatttgattaaaattgaacaaacaagaatgtgtcctcagtacacaaATGctccacttgcactatcattttctatgttcagtggaccgtgaaattggggtaaaatctctaatttggcattaaaattagaaagatcatatcatagggaacatgtgtaccaagtttgaagtcgattggacttcaacttcatcaaaaactacctcgaccaaaaactttaacctgaagcgggacagacggacggacggacgaacgaacggacgcacatcccagaaaacataatgcccctctactatcgtaggtggggcataaaaataaatcctctacatcatatttaatataaacacttattttgccctttttggcccctatttCAGGAACCGGCGGGGGCATAACCCCCAAAAACAATCCTAAGctgtattttgtggttatattccttgtgttaaaatttcgtAGCATTTGCTCTATCAgaacttaagttattgtccggaaaccatTAATctggacgacgacgacgacgccgacacCGACGACGCCAACGGACAGGGGCGATACCATTATACGAACGCAAAatttttgcggttgtataaaaagtTAGTTGCTTGGATCATAATCATACCAAAAGATGTCGCATATTAATCATTTGGTGGGAAATCATTTTGCCCTAAGGGCAAAGTTCAAAATTCCGAAACCTTCGACACAGACAACTTTCATAGTACTACTTATACACTTATAATTTTCATGTTTCTACCATGAAAGGTGTAAGAGGAGTTCGTGCAGAAtcgattttgtcattatttttaacCCTTAGGAAAATGCCCTCAGGGCTTGCAGGCAAAATACCATGCCACTGCTAGACTTGGTACCCATAATGGGAGGTCATACTGTTGGAACCAACTTCCTATTGTAAATAGTTTGGAAGATTTCACCATTTTCTGcctatctcaaaaacgaaattTCGCTCATAAATTTGCCCTAGGGCATGAATTTCATACCCTGATCACATACTCTAACATGCTACCAAGTTTCAAGTTTCCATCATTTCTAGTTTCTGAGATTTTGCATGACATTACATACATACAAACAGACGGACTGCattacatacatgacataatcCCCCCGCTTTCGCTTAGCAGGGGGGATAAAAACAGCACTTGACAATATTTATACCCTCTTCTTCATTGATAATATTCTCTTCTGAATCGATGAACTGTTCCCTCTCAAAATCTTCTTCTGCCTCTACACCTTCCATCTGAGTATTTCTATCTTCTTCTCTGTCTATTTCTAACTCTTTCTCTGAATAAGGAAAGATATTTCATTAACTAACATAAATTGCTTACCTGGATAGTCTTAACCAAACATATCAATGGCtaaatatagcaattttaatgccgttttaattttttgtgtgtgatctATGCATTCTTTTAGTAACAATTTTGAAGAtgactgaataaaaaaaaaactagaggctcagGTGAGCATCAAGAATTGCCCATGGCAGCCAATTTTGTTGTCCAATCAGGACGAAATGAGGCAATTTTATAACAGACCTTACATAGATGCATCCTGCCAAGTTTGATTCCATTTAGCCCAGCGGTTTCAGAGGGGAAGATTAAAGTGTGATAAGTTATGATAGATGTTTCATGGTGGCAAAAGCTCACATTACCCTAATAATAATCTATAAAGCAATCAACAATGCACATCTTTCATACATGTTgtctgaaataaattaaatattctgCAATCATGGACTAATGCAAAACATATTACAATTAATCATTCAATTATTAAACAGAAATCAAAAACACATGTTTCTGAATTCACAATTCCATTTGTTTCTTTGGTAAAACTCTAAATTTACCTGAATCAGAGTCCAAAATGCATTGCAGTTGTTCTATTACCCTGGGCCTACTTATGACGTACTGCATCACCACAGATGGATTTGCATCTGCAAATCTGGTCCATTTTTCTTTAACTGAAAATATAAGATTTTCATCCAATGATAAACAGAGGACAGGTCTGagctttttttttgcaaaggtTTATTTTGCCTCTCAAGCTTAAAATGACTTAATTGACAGTCCaaaataacatttgaaattacAGATAATTTTATCAATACAAACTGAGGTGCTCAACAACCTACTTTGTTGACTACTCAATAACCTATATTGTGGTCAACACAGGAATTGTGTTACCAGTAGCTTGCTTCATACAGTAATGTGTTTGATATGCTTACTTTCTTGACAGTCTAACTTGCTTGCCACGATTATGTTGGTAGTTCActattattgaaatatattggaAATCAGAATTagaataaacagctgcgccacaAGTGCAATATACATACGCCcattccgatttttttttatagttcatttcaaaacatatgcAGTGGAACCTGTCTTATCCGACACACCTCGGGACCAGAGAAATATGTCGGATTGGACAGGGTGTCGGAATACTCGGGTTTCACATTTGATAAAAGTGAAATAAGCATGTAAGATACAAACGTGGGCAATAACACCCAAAATAGGTTTTACTAAGGAGATCctttaaagaaaaatagtgTTTATGAAACATTACACCACGTCAAGTACGAATTCCCAAGATCTCGTAAATATTTAGTACGATAAATTTCAGTGAGATTGACAAGTTCTTAGAACATTTACAGTGTTAGTCTTCATCAATTGTTTAACTATTTTCCCAGTCATGGTTATTTGTATCATTTAGTCGGAATATTGTCTTCGACACTGGTTACATAAAGTAAACTGTCAAAATGAAATCGTTTCACAGTCCAATTAGCAATATTTCTTCGTCTGGATTTTTTTCCCCAACAATTTACTCACATTGAATTAAGAAAGACATTATGAAAAGTATGTAttaagatttatatattttccataTGTTGTAGAAATGTTTTTATCCCGTACTGAGCCTCAAATTTCCTATCcgatcaataaaaaataacaagatatTTGTGTACACAGGTAATGGATTAAATTACCTTtaataaaaatgcatgaaatacaCCTGACTGAATTATGATTACcttgtttataaattgattAAGGAGATCAAAGGGTCGGATTAAACAAGTATAATTAGAGTACTTATGAAGGCTGGGACTTGAAAATGCTGTCGGATTACGGAGTAGACGGGTGACGGAATACAGAAGATTTTTTAACAAAGAATGTTAAAGAAAACTTTCGGGACCAGTAAATTTTGTCAGATTTCACAGGATGTCGGAATATTCAGGTGTCGGATTAAGCAGATTCGACTGTAATTATCAGATCATGtctatttcaaacaaaacaaaagaagaaacaCTATGTGAATTTTAAAAGCAAACagacaattatttttataaaaataaaatttaataaaataatgaaaaaaataataaattaaatatagaaccaaaaaaaatctaaatgaaaataggaaaaaaatattctttagttattcacaaaaaaaaagtaagttaCTTAGTCCGCTCCCAACTCCAGAACTCTAAAAGGACAATagggaaaataacaaaaaccaaAGGCATTTACTCTACATAGGACCTACATGTAACATCATGTTAAAATTTAGTAAGAATTGGTCAAAGTAAACTTGAGTTTTTgtgaaaaatgtcaattttcaaTGAACAAAGTCCCATAACTCTTGAACGACAAAAGTGAAAATCAATGAACCGTAACAAGACTCAAACTCAATCTGTAACATCAATAAATATCTATATACCAAAAATCAGTTCAATATCTCAAGGTGTTTAGTAAAAAAGTCTGGAAAACTGGTTGTTGCGCAACAAGTCAGAATGAcaaacaagggtaaaactatatgtcCCGACCACTTTGTGGCGGGACATAAAAAAGTGCTGAAAACTTCAAATTCACTGTAATTTTCTAAGTCCGAGGGCGTAACTTCCGTAAAAATTATTCAACCACAACCAAAGTAGAACTTAATCTGTAACTTCTCATGATAAGACcacataccaaaaataaaatcaattggttgaacattacaaaaaaaagtgtggaataCTTAAAATTCACTGTAATTTTGtatgtatagaaatattttatattttgggcCACTTTTACCTTTAACCTatgtcttttactttttattgttttgtatgttttatatttggtttGTTTAGCCCCACTGCCAGTGGTTTTACATTTACAATTTCTTTGATATTGAATTTTTCTATGTCCAAGGGCTGTAGCTTCCGTGAAAATCATTGAACCGTCACCAAACTCTAACTTAATCTGTAACTCTTCATAATAAGGCTACATACCAAAGATATTATCATTTGGTTGAAGCATTACCAAAATAAAGAGCTACGCCAAGCGCAGCATGATACGACCGCTGTGGTCGTACACACTACTAAAGTGGACACAATAATATGCTGGACACAATAATATGCTGGACACAGTAATATGCTGGACAGAGAATTCTGATtagtaataaaaaaactttttttttgttttttttttatttagcacCACTTTGGCCCCTAATAGCTCGAAAACGGTAAAAGCTATGCTAAATCTGTCGTACTCTACTGTTGCGAAAGTTCATAAGGAACATAAagaaccagatgcttcgcagggcgtagctttatacgaccgcagaggttgaaccctgaacggttggggcaagtatggacacaacattcaagctggattcagctctaaatttggattgtgattaaatagttgacacagcataggtttctgacacagaatgaatgtgttctaatgaacttaaaaattttgttttctctaagagcaattcactatgctgttcaatattaatcctctcaaaataatgtttgaagaaattttctttttgtttatgaaatttcaaatgaaaaaattgaacccaattttttaatcacatccccctttcccttattccaaaactaatctcaattaaaatattctaatggagtttgcaacaataactactcatttaaatacatcataaaataaactaaataaaatgtaaaaaaactgcttgttatcactaaatggtaaagattatttgaatttatcagttggtagtaaaaagtgaatatacattgtatattgtatataacaaagatttaagttgattctggacaaagaaagaggacaaagaaagataactccaatcaaaaaaaaaatttgcaataagatatttcttgcttactattttggacaaagaaagataactctaattgaaaaaaaaatttgctatttcacaatattgtgaaattagatattacttgccattgcacaatactgtgcaattgaaaagacttgctattccacaatacttaatataataattttagatcctgatttggaccaacttgaaaactgggcccataatcaaaaatctaagtacatgtttagattcagcatatcaaagaggcccaagaatttaatttttgttaaaatcaaacttagtttaattttggactctttggaccttaatgtaggccaatttgaaaacgggaccaaaaatgaagaatctacatacacagttagatttggcatatcaaagaaccccatttattcaatttttgatgaaatcaaaaaagtttaattttggaccccgatttgggccaacttgaaaactggaccaataataaaaaatctaagttcatttttagattcagcatatcaaagaaccccaaggattcaatttttgttaaaatcaaacaaggtttaattttggaccctttggaccttaatgtagaccaatttgaaaacgggaccaaaagttaagaatctacatacacagttagattcggcatatcaaagaaccccaattattcaattttgatgaaataaaacaaagtttaattttggaccctttgggcccctttttcctaaactgttgggaccaaaactcccaaaatcaatacctactttccttttatggtcattaaccttgtgtttaaatttcatagatttctatttacttatactaacgttatggtgcgaaaaccaagaaaaatgcttatttgggtccctttttggcccctaattcctaaactgttgggacctaaactcccaaaatcaataccaatcttccttttgtggtcataaacattatgtttaaattttattgatttttatttacttaaactaaagttattgtgcgaaaacccagaataatgcttatttgggcccttttttggcccctaattcctaaactgttaaaaccaaaactcccaaaatcaatcccaacctttcttttgtggtcatcaaccttgtgtcaaaatttcatagatttctattaacttaaactaaagttatagtgcgaaaaccaagaaaatgcttatttgggccctttttggcccctaattcctaaaatgttgggaccaaaactcccaaaatcaataccaaccttccttttatggtcataaaccttgtgttaaaatttcatagatttctattcacttttattaaagttagagtgcgaaaactaaaagtattcggacgacgacgacgacgacgacgacgacgacgacgacgacgacgccaacgtgatagcaatatacgacgaaatttttttcaaaatttgcggtcgtataaaaactagaAAATGTGTCTGTAAGCCACAGATGCCCTGCCATTAAGATCAATATGAGGTTCCATGTTGTCTCATGtaaaaattgaccaaaatgCTGCTGAAAAGAGCTGTATGGCAAATTTAAACCAAAGTCACTCAAGCATAAGATATGTCAAAGTGACCAAAAAGAGGTCAAACTGTGCTGCACTGTGCAAGAATACTACAACAGTGTAATATCATTGATACACTACCACAGATTCCGAGAAATGGCAGTAAATGCAAAACTTAACCAAAATCATTCAAGCATAAAATGTAGGTCATGGTATTCTAGAAGATGCTGAACTGTGCTGCACTATGCAAGGGCACTACAATACATTAATATCATTGATATACTACATTAGGTTCTTGAGAAATAATCCTCGACACAAAACTTTACCAAAATCACTGAAGCATAAAATGTAGGTCATAGTGACCAAAAAGATGCTGAACTGTGCTGCACTAAGCAAGAACACTACCAATAGTCTAATATCATTGATACACTACCATAGGGTTCTGAGAAATGGACCTATACACAAAACATAACCAAAACCACTGAAGCATAAAATGTAGGTCATATTGACCAAAAAGATGCTGAACTGTGTTGCACTAAGCAAGAACACTACAACAGTCTAATATCATTGATGCACTACCATAGGGTTCTGAGAAATGGACCTAAACGCAAAACTTAACCGAAATCACTCAAGCATAAAATGTAGGTCATAGTGACCCAAAAGATGCTGAACTGTTGAACTGTGTTACACTACATAGGAACACCACAGTGGTgaaatatcattcatatattaCAATAGGTTTCTTCACAATggtcatttatgaaaaaagttattgaaGTCAATCAAGCATGAAATGTAGGTCAAATTGACCCAAATGTTGTTGATCAATGTAGTACTATTTAAGAAGAATATACTGATGAAATATCATTGGTACATCATTATCACATTCTGAGAAATGGACCTTAACGCAAAACTTAACCAAGATCGGGACAGACGGACGTACATACGTATGTAcggacggacaagggtaaatcTATATGCCCCTTTCACTTCGTGGCggggcataaaaaacaaaaccaaaataagatgaaaaataaaaatttgacgAACAAAAAAGAGAAGTCTTTTTTAACCCCTTTTAGCCCCTTATAGCTCAGAAAATGTAAGTCCTAgctcaaatctgttaaaataCACTATGTTGGAAATTCATAATTTGctgttatacattttgaaattgtttaaaacactaaggtttttctacctcaAGGCATAGGATTTCCTTGGTCTTATTTTGGTGCCCTGTTTCGGTATATTTTGGGTTTataagctcttcaactttatagtGATTTTGGATTTGCATAGTTTTAGATACATGtaagagcgtcactgatgagtattttatagacgaaacacgcgtctggcgcaGAAAAAATCTTGCCTTGAACtttgatgtgatttttttttttaacaccatGATGGTTTTCACTGCTGGTGGAGGTATTCTTCCTAGAGGTTAACCCGCTCCgctagtcaacacttcggtgctGACGTGATTCATCAAACTAAATGTgctgttataaattttgaaattgtttaaaacaataaagtttTTCTACTTCAAGGCATAGGATTTCCTTGGTCTTATTTTGGTTCCCTGTTTCGGTATATTTTGGGTTTATAATCTCTTCAACTTCATAGTGATTTGGATTTGCATAGTTTTAGATAAGAgtgtcactaatgagtcttttatagacgaaacacTCGACTGGCGCAGAAAAAATATTGCCTTGAACTTTGATGtgattttgggttttttttgactggaaaatgtaattttaagaattgaattcagattttttgcattttatgggcgtgtaaaagcgttgaccgtgcgcacattttttgtatgaagcgcttccacgctttatattaaatgtgcttcggtcaacgcttttacacgccgattaagtacaaaaaatatgcattcaattcttaaatcaatgtgcatataaacatgataaacatcaTAAACTCACAAGATTCCACAGGTGCACACGTCTTTCTTGTTGTGAAATTTTTTATCCAGGTGTAAAGTCTATTCTTTTCTTTCCTTTTCCTTGAATTCTGTCCACAACTGTCCTTCTCATCTAGAGGGGGACTGTTATACTTGGTTCCAACTTCCTAAAGATAACACACATGAAAATCAATATTCAGCAGTTACAAAACTGTAcactaaataataatatatgtatGCAAGAGCAAAACAAGAAATCTGTGTGAACTGATGCTTATTAGTGATACTCCGCTCCCGAACTTTGGCGCTAAATACGGAAAATTGAataatagatagaaataaaattgtataataataacATCATGAAATAATGGGTGAGATATCACTGATGAAGATGCGTGTCAAAATTCTTTCAAATCTCCTTCCCAAGGGTATGAAGTTAAACTTGTaaatgtatcatgtgtattgaGTCTGCAATGAAATTCTTGTTCCATATTAAATCTAACTTGAAACTATGAGCACAACTCTATACCCCACCCCTTTTTCCCTCTCACTTTCCTAACCCTATAAGTCATGAGACTTACATCTGATATCGCAAGAAGTTCATCTTCCAATGATACAACCACCTAGGCTCTACAGTACAAAAGCTATGCCAATGATACAACCACCTAGGCTCTACAGTACAAAAGCTATGACATGAAGAACATGAAGAAGAAAagctttaaaaattataaagaaaaagtggATGACATTTTACTATCATGAAGGTCAAGggtcacattgacctaaatttgGTACGTGACACATCATCTTCGTTTTGCTATCATGAAGATCAAAGTCAAGGTCATTGTGACATAATTTCATTCGTGACACATCCACCTCCCGTATATGATTCATCCACATACCAAGTTTGATAATCCTACAATGTAGGTACTAAGGTACAAAAGTTCTGCTCAGGACAATGAGCaggacggatggacagacagacagacagacagaggtgATTCCTATATACCCACACAAACTTCATTTGATGGGGTATAAAAACGTCAAATAATGCCTTCAAGTTTTTACATGATGTTAACAGTCTACAAACAAACATTTGGGACCATCTTATATTCTTACAGGGTATAAAAAATTGTCATGCATGTCCATCAGACAAACATATATTCCTAAAATTGAACAACCCGTCAACAGTAAAAACAGCAGTCTACATGTAGTCAAAATCTTTTTACTACCTGTCTATATCCTACTATAGTACAAACCTGAACAATGTCAGTTTCTGTTTTCATTTccagatatatttttaaaatatatatctccAGGGGTGATGTCTTTGGTGTTTTTTTGATGACTTCCAtcaatttttcttcaaacaagatAAATGGGGATGTAGGTGCCATGctcataaactataaaaaaaataaacacagatTTGTTacaacaatcatgacaatatcATCTTTTGAGGAGAAAAACGTCACATTTTAGCAATGCGTATTGCACACATATTTGTGTCAGGATGTTAATGCTACAGATACATGTAGTGAATgggctattccagaaataatccataccccccccccccccctatagAGGGTACATGgggttcagaaaaaaatccatggaAAATTTGGGATGtggttcagaaaaaaatctggAATTCCATGTCGGTCCTATAGAAGgcaaaaagataaattaaaatattccaTGGAAAATTATGCTGTTGTTATTAGAAAATTTCTGGAAATCCAGAGCATCCTATAGA
It contains:
- the LOC134684908 gene encoding uncharacterized protein LOC134684908; translation: MVPNEVGTKYNSPPLDEKDSCGQNSRKRKEKNRLYTWIKNFTTRKTCAPVESFKEKWTRFADANPSVVMQYVISRPRVIEQLQCILDSDSEKELEIDREEDRNTQMEGVEAEEDFEREQFIDSEENIINEEEDLPTMETPISYPKRKRIPRKIYTPSSSKVAEKQENKKSLS